A section of the Halopiger aswanensis genome encodes:
- a CDS encoding lipopolysaccharide biosynthesis protein, with amino-acid sequence MIELLRTVYERLTAGGSTAEQAIQSGIWVAGINVADRILQLLKVVILARLLSPAAFGLLGIALLAIAALRQFSKLGFDEALIQHEDDDVDAYLNTAWVMKIIRGLGIALVAFLAAPYLAVFFGEPQAEPIIRVVGISPLILSLQNPAVMYFQKNLNFHKEFVYQVGGRLVDLTVAVVIALIFRSVWALVAGIVAMNFVKFVISYGIHEYRPNIEFNLAYGKEMFGFGKWLLVSAILVFLYGQGDDAFVGWFFAASSLGVYQLAYRFSNAPATEVTHVISRVAFPTLSKVQNDTEKLREGFRRAVQLSTTVAFPMAAGIAAVAPQFVPVVLGDQWRAAIPVMQVLAVWGGIRAFGANVGPVYKSIGRPDIEARIQALKVVTIIILIYPAAEWFGLPGVASAIVMSSTISLPLHFHYVLSITQGQAIELLKLIVYPLVSSIGMAGSVIVLDTYVLVGTSMLNLVSLIILGIILYFALMIFFEYILDAEFTQLYHLVVQRI; translated from the coding sequence GTGATTGAACTACTTCGAACTGTCTACGAACGTCTTACTGCGGGCGGGTCAACAGCGGAACAAGCCATACAGAGCGGTATCTGGGTGGCTGGAATCAATGTTGCCGACCGTATCTTGCAACTTCTCAAGGTCGTCATTCTCGCTCGATTGCTTTCACCGGCCGCATTCGGCCTTCTCGGAATCGCGCTGCTTGCAATTGCGGCACTCCGGCAATTCTCGAAACTCGGGTTTGATGAGGCGTTGATACAACACGAAGACGACGACGTAGACGCCTACCTGAACACCGCTTGGGTAATGAAGATTATCCGTGGGCTCGGAATCGCACTCGTCGCGTTTCTCGCAGCTCCATATCTCGCGGTGTTTTTCGGCGAGCCGCAAGCAGAGCCGATTATCCGTGTCGTTGGTATCTCCCCATTGATTTTGAGTTTACAGAATCCGGCAGTGATGTACTTCCAAAAGAATCTCAACTTCCACAAGGAGTTCGTGTATCAGGTTGGGGGTCGATTGGTGGATCTCACCGTCGCTGTCGTTATCGCGCTCATCTTCCGTAGCGTTTGGGCTCTCGTGGCTGGCATCGTAGCGATGAATTTCGTAAAGTTTGTGATCTCCTACGGTATTCACGAATACCGCCCCAATATCGAGTTTAACCTCGCGTATGGAAAGGAAATGTTTGGCTTCGGAAAATGGTTGCTTGTGTCGGCAATCCTCGTTTTCCTCTACGGACAGGGGGACGATGCGTTCGTTGGCTGGTTCTTTGCAGCGAGTTCGCTTGGCGTCTACCAATTAGCATATCGGTTCTCAAATGCCCCCGCGACTGAGGTCACACACGTTATTTCACGCGTAGCGTTTCCGACACTGTCGAAGGTTCAGAATGATACCGAGAAACTACGTGAGGGATTTCGGAGGGCTGTCCAGTTATCAACAACCGTGGCTTTTCCGATGGCAGCCGGTATAGCTGCTGTCGCCCCTCAGTTCGTTCCTGTAGTTCTTGGTGATCAATGGCGGGCAGCCATACCGGTGATGCAGGTTCTAGCAGTCTGGGGTGGGATTCGTGCGTTTGGAGCAAATGTCGGACCTGTTTATAAATCGATAGGGCGGCCAGACATTGAAGCACGGATACAGGCACTCAAAGTTGTCACTATAATAATTCTAATTTATCCTGCTGCAGAGTGGTTTGGGCTTCCCGGTGTTGCTTCTGCTATTGTGATGAGTTCAACCATATCACTTCCACTTCACTTCCATTATGTTTTGTCAATCACTCAGGGACAAGCTATTGAGTTGCTCAAACTAATAGTATATCCATTGGTGAGTAGCATCGGCATGGCTGGCAGTGTTATAGTGCTAGATACCTACGTTCTCGTAGGAACAAGCATGCTCAATCTCGTATCTCTTATAATATTGGGCATTATACTCTATTTTGCTCTAATGATCTTCTTTGAATATATACTTGATGCAGAATTTACGCAACTATATCACTTAGTGGTGCAGAGGATCTAG
- a CDS encoding polysaccharide pyruvyl transferase family protein: protein MDILITDYYCASNRGDAAILEGVYQSLEEVYPDADVTIMSENPQAAELVHGINAEPQVLTGFQWRISKKNAVRAYLSLISPFFNQGVVPPGFDYIKNRGNLQPYLDADLVISTGGQFLTDVYFPGKVGILWEHYFLSQLNTPVVIYAQTLGPFNRQPYRRMTKSVLDKTKLIITRDQKSKKMIEDLGVSTPVYFTADPAFSMSLQTDRESILNVLGTSDTLPDENEFTVSISVREWSHTDAGISVDDYAQTIADIADWLVKEKNINVVFASTCTGLAGYHKDDRLMAGQVVNHMEHGQRDEVQILAGEYTPQDLVKIYEQMDLHIGMRMHSNILAMMAETPIVAIQYQFKTEGLMEQFGLLDYMIDINDVNEESLRQIVDNALSNRSSITKTIRSELPVVQNKSSQSAQLVKDHVESAEEYK, encoded by the coding sequence ATGGACATTCTAATAACGGACTACTATTGTGCGTCAAATCGCGGTGATGCCGCGATTCTTGAAGGAGTCTATCAATCGTTAGAAGAGGTATATCCTGACGCCGATGTGACAATAATGTCGGAAAACCCTCAAGCTGCAGAATTAGTTCATGGGATCAATGCAGAACCACAGGTGCTAACAGGATTCCAATGGAGAATATCAAAAAAGAACGCTGTACGAGCATATCTATCTTTGATTAGCCCGTTTTTTAACCAGGGTGTGGTTCCACCCGGATTTGACTATATTAAGAATAGAGGGAACCTACAACCGTATCTTGATGCCGACTTGGTTATTTCTACAGGAGGGCAATTCTTGACTGACGTTTACTTTCCAGGGAAAGTGGGGATTCTTTGGGAACATTATTTCCTCAGCCAATTAAATACGCCCGTTGTCATATACGCCCAGACGCTTGGGCCGTTTAATCGTCAACCGTACCGCCGGATGACAAAATCAGTCCTTGATAAAACTAAGCTGATAATCACACGTGATCAAAAGTCAAAAAAGATGATAGAGGATCTGGGTGTATCTACCCCAGTTTATTTCACAGCAGATCCAGCGTTTTCAATGTCGCTCCAAACGGATAGAGAATCTATTCTGAATGTCTTGGGTACGTCAGATACACTGCCTGATGAAAATGAGTTTACAGTAAGTATCTCCGTTAGAGAGTGGAGTCATACCGATGCAGGCATAAGCGTAGATGACTACGCTCAGACTATTGCAGATATTGCTGACTGGTTAGTCAAAGAAAAGAACATAAACGTCGTATTTGCTTCAACCTGTACCGGCTTAGCAGGATATCATAAAGATGATCGGCTTATGGCGGGACAAGTTGTTAATCATATGGAACACGGACAACGAGACGAAGTACAGATTCTCGCCGGTGAATATACACCGCAAGACCTGGTTAAGATTTACGAACAGATGGACTTACACATCGGAATGCGGATGCATTCTAACATTTTAGCTATGATGGCAGAAACTCCGATTGTAGCAATCCAGTATCAGTTCAAGACTGAAGGATTGATGGAACAGTTCGGCCTGCTAGACTATATGATTGATATTAATGATGTCAATGAAGAATCTCTTCGCCAGATCGTAGACAATGCGCTCTCCAACCGCTCTTCTATTACGAAAACGATTCGGTCAGAACTTCCAGTTGTTCAAAATAAGTCCAGTCAATCAGCGCAACTTGTTAAGGACCACGTGGAGTCCGCAGAGGAGTATAAATGA
- a CDS encoding glycosyltransferase produces the protein MNIVYYLGHFPKLSESFVLNEIYELEQNGHNVAVCALNKPDENIVHEEFNDLNIPINYIPRPSFADVTEIFSTKALHPRILKNTFYRASPKYHAANLFWAKECIKFVDSLGWQPDHFHSHFAGLSKFGAQYASEYYQVPFTITTHASGLYKEPVDSYTTSLLQQANRIITISEYNKDYIQEQFAPNTPIDIVRAGIRPGKFAPTEATKPNRVLTISRFVEKKGFPYALKAVKIATEEIPELEYHIIGSGNLESDLVQMVEQLGIEENVVFLDNVNDQRLVTELDEARCFLLPCVVAESGDRDGIPVALMEAMAMKTPPVSTTVSGIPELIDHEQNGLLTEPRNPEATSKAIVSLLEAGSEWTAYAERAREKVAAEFNIEKEAEKLEAAFRSTQYE, from the coding sequence ATGAATATTGTCTATTACCTCGGTCACTTCCCTAAACTCTCAGAAAGCTTTGTACTCAACGAGATCTACGAGTTGGAACAAAACGGGCACAACGTCGCAGTTTGCGCGTTGAATAAACCTGACGAAAACATTGTTCACGAAGAATTCAATGATCTGAATATCCCAATCAACTATATCCCTAGACCATCGTTCGCAGATGTGACAGAAATCTTCTCAACGAAAGCACTACATCCTCGTATTCTCAAAAACACATTCTATCGCGCCTCACCAAAGTACCACGCCGCAAATCTGTTCTGGGCTAAAGAGTGCATCAAATTTGTTGATTCCCTTGGTTGGCAACCAGATCATTTTCATTCACATTTTGCAGGCCTCTCAAAGTTCGGAGCCCAATACGCATCGGAATACTATCAGGTCCCCTTTACCATTACGACGCATGCATCCGGTCTCTACAAGGAACCAGTCGATTCATACACGACCAGCCTGCTCCAACAAGCCAATAGAATCATAACAATTTCTGAATATAACAAAGATTATATCCAAGAACAGTTCGCACCGAACACGCCAATTGATATCGTCCGGGCCGGAATCAGACCCGGAAAATTCGCGCCAACGGAAGCAACAAAACCAAACAGGGTCTTGACAATCTCTCGATTCGTAGAAAAGAAGGGGTTCCCATACGCGCTTAAAGCAGTCAAGATTGCAACTGAAGAGATACCTGAACTTGAATATCATATCATTGGATCCGGTAATCTGGAATCAGACCTCGTTCAAATGGTTGAACAGTTAGGAATTGAGGAAAATGTAGTTTTTCTTGATAACGTCAACGATCAACGGTTAGTCACCGAACTTGACGAGGCTCGCTGCTTTTTGTTACCTTGTGTGGTTGCAGAGTCAGGTGATCGAGACGGGATCCCGGTTGCGTTGATGGAAGCAATGGCGATGAAAACACCTCCGGTATCTACCACCGTCTCCGGAATTCCCGAGTTAATCGATCACGAACAAAATGGCCTCTTGACAGAACCGCGAAACCCGGAAGCGACAAGCAAGGCGATAGTTTCGTTACTTGAAGCCGGTTCAGAGTGGACAGCATACGCAGAGCGCGCACGCGAGAAAGTAGCAGCTGAGTTCAATATAGAGAAGGAAGCAGAAAAACTTGAAGCGGCTTTTCGCTCAACGCAGTACGAGTGA